The proteins below come from a single Erysipelothrix piscisicarius genomic window:
- a CDS encoding MATE family efflux transporter encodes MKIHKKTSMTEGVIWKEMLLFSIPLLIGNLFQQLYNTVDSFVVGNYVGEEALAAVGASTPLSNVIIGLFMGISTGAGILISRYFGAKKDEELHDSIHTFMAFSLIVSVFLTFFGYVMSPIFLGWLKTPANIMEPATLYLRVYFWGVTGLVIYNSGAAILRAIGDSRNPLIYLCISSLINVSLDLLFVIVFDMGILGVAVATLIAQLTSAILVWMHLLRVDDIYQLKMTDIRIHRDKLYEIIRLGIPTGIQQTVVSFSNVLVQSYINAFGSAAVAGFSAADKFNAFLSMPTQSFSLTITTFTGQNLGAGRKERIMEGVRTALVLAVGIVIIIGIPTFIYADQLIGFFSPEPMVIVYGARMLRIMVPFYFALSTTSILSGALRGAGLTMVPMIIMISCFTILRQIFLFIMMRINHSIDWVYWSYSVTWISSMILTLLYSKASKWLEKA; translated from the coding sequence ATGAAAATTCATAAAAAGACGTCAATGACAGAGGGCGTCATTTGGAAAGAAATGCTCTTGTTTTCAATTCCGCTTTTGATTGGGAATCTATTCCAACAACTTTATAATACCGTGGACTCCTTTGTGGTTGGAAACTATGTGGGTGAAGAAGCGCTTGCGGCAGTTGGTGCAAGTACGCCTCTAAGTAACGTTATTATTGGTTTGTTTATGGGGATTTCGACTGGTGCGGGTATTCTTATTTCTCGATATTTTGGGGCGAAGAAAGATGAAGAATTGCATGATTCGATTCATACCTTTATGGCGTTTTCGTTGATTGTAAGTGTTTTTCTTACATTTTTCGGTTACGTAATGTCCCCAATATTTCTGGGGTGGCTCAAGACACCCGCAAATATTATGGAACCTGCAACACTTTACTTAAGAGTTTATTTTTGGGGTGTAACCGGTCTTGTTATTTATAACTCAGGAGCAGCTATTTTACGTGCAATCGGGGATTCACGCAATCCCTTAATTTATCTATGCATCTCAAGTCTTATAAATGTTTCATTAGACTTATTGTTTGTTATTGTTTTTGATATGGGAATTTTAGGTGTTGCGGTTGCAACACTGATTGCTCAGCTTACATCTGCAATTTTAGTCTGGATGCATTTACTACGCGTTGATGATATTTATCAACTCAAGATGACAGATATTCGTATTCATCGAGATAAACTGTATGAAATTATTCGATTGGGAATTCCTACTGGAATTCAACAGACTGTAGTTTCATTTTCCAATGTCTTGGTACAATCGTATATCAATGCCTTTGGTTCTGCAGCCGTTGCCGGATTTAGTGCGGCGGATAAATTTAATGCGTTTTTATCCATGCCAACTCAAAGTTTTTCGTTAACAATAACGACTTTTACCGGTCAAAACCTTGGAGCTGGACGTAAAGAACGTATTATGGAGGGGGTTCGTACTGCTCTAGTTTTAGCGGTCGGGATCGTTATTATTATCGGGATTCCAACGTTTATCTATGCAGATCAACTCATTGGTTTCTTTTCACCTGAACCGATGGTTATTGTATATGGTGCACGGATGTTACGGATTATGGTGCCATTCTATTTTGCACTCAGCACAACAAGTATTTTGAGTGGTGCATTACGTGGTGCAGGCCTCACAATGGTTCCGATGATTATCATGATTTCGTGTTTCACCATCCTAAGACAAATATTCTTATTTATCATGATGCGAATCAATCATTCCATTGATTGGGTATATTGGAGTTATTCTGTTACCTGGATCAGTTCAATGATTCTTACGCTTCTTTATTCAAAAGCTTCAAAATGGCTTGAAAAAGCATAG
- a CDS encoding cysteine hydrolase family protein, which translates to MKKLNIIVDVQNDFVSGTLGFEGANQVVMNIIQKLENEQDCDVVFTRDTHGSNYLETQEGRRLPIEHCILGSHGWALDARLEPFIKPDSIIFNKPTFASLELGNYLDQKNYDEIEVMGLVSNICVISTCVMVKAECPESRILVDASCTDSYDPLLNQKTFDVLEGLHVDVIR; encoded by the coding sequence ATGAAAAAATTAAACATTATCGTTGATGTTCAAAATGACTTTGTATCGGGGACACTTGGTTTTGAAGGTGCAAACCAAGTGGTTATGAATATAATCCAAAAATTAGAAAATGAGCAAGATTGTGATGTTGTGTTCACACGTGATACGCATGGTTCAAACTATCTTGAGACGCAAGAAGGACGTCGATTACCAATTGAACATTGTATTTTGGGGTCTCATGGATGGGCGTTGGATGCGCGGTTAGAGCCATTTATTAAGCCGGATTCAATTATTTTTAATAAACCGACGTTTGCATCGTTGGAGTTGGGGAATTATTTAGATCAAAAAAATTATGATGAAATTGAAGTGATGGGTCTTGTTTCAAATATCTGTGTTATTAGCACGTGTGTGATGGTTAAGGCTGAGTGTCCCGAATCCCGCATTCTTGTAGATGCATCATGTACAGACAGTTACGATCCTCTTTTAAATCAAAAGACCTTTGATGTCCTTGAAGGTTTACATGTGGATGTGATTCGATGA
- a CDS encoding alpha/beta hydrolase, with protein sequence MFGPKNAQKLPTIIWVHGGAFVGGDKHDNYEYAVQLAHQGYRVINLNYDLAPEAVYPSPVHQVGEAITYLQTHADLFGLDINNIILAGDSAGAHIISQFMMVQVDPAYEQKLNQNVTLNPSSVKGMALFCGPYDLNGLLNMQSSSGILDFFVSRLAWAYMGEKAWMDTDYVESLSILNHVTSDFPPTFITDGNQMSFMEDGLKMQAKLESLDVPVTSVFDEGVADVLGHEYQFKMDNPYSVHTFEEFVGFLNNYTKKV encoded by the coding sequence TTGTTTGGACCGAAAAATGCCCAGAAGTTGCCGACGATTATTTGGGTTCACGGTGGTGCATTTGTGGGTGGTGATAAGCACGATAATTATGAGTATGCGGTTCAATTAGCGCATCAAGGCTATCGTGTTATTAATCTTAATTATGACCTCGCTCCAGAGGCGGTTTATCCGTCCCCAGTTCACCAAGTTGGTGAAGCCATAACATATCTTCAAACCCATGCGGATCTCTTTGGTTTAGATATCAATAATATTATTCTCGCGGGCGACTCTGCGGGGGCACACATTATCTCGCAATTCATGATGGTTCAGGTGGATCCGGCGTATGAACAAAAATTGAATCAAAATGTAACTTTAAATCCAAGTTCTGTCAAAGGGATGGCATTGTTTTGTGGTCCCTATGATTTAAATGGTCTTTTAAATATGCAGTCTTCATCCGGTATTTTAGATTTCTTTGTGAGCCGTTTAGCGTGGGCTTATATGGGTGAAAAGGCATGGATGGATACCGATTATGTTGAGTCATTGTCCATTCTTAATCATGTAACGAGCGATTTTCCACCGACATTTATTACTGACGGAAATCAAATGAGTTTCATGGAAGATGGCTTAAAAATGCAGGCAAAATTGGAATCGCTCGATGTTCCAGTCACTTCTGTCTTTGATGAAGGTGTGGCAGATGTTTTAGGTCATGAGTATCAATTTAAAATGGATAATCCGTATTCGGTTCATACATTTGAAGAATTTGTTGGATTTCTAAATAATTATACAAAGAAGGTGTGA
- the lspA gene encoding signal peptidase II — protein sequence MKKRLGLLSVVIIVIDLLSKTWIDKTIPLWESLHVIPGFFSLRYVRNTGAAWSLLDGQKWLFIVLASAVCIVLAYYYVKEDKPVILTAIALIFAGTFGNLFDRAVYGYVRDMFAFNIFGYQFPVFNVADMSLVVGVCILAIVLYLDERGQKYE from the coding sequence ATGAAGAAACGTTTAGGATTATTAAGTGTCGTAATTATCGTGATCGATTTGCTATCTAAGACATGGATCGACAAAACAATTCCATTATGGGAATCGTTACACGTTATACCCGGATTTTTCTCACTTCGGTATGTACGTAATACAGGAGCAGCATGGAGCTTGTTGGATGGTCAAAAATGGCTGTTTATCGTTCTTGCATCAGCAGTATGCATTGTGCTCGCCTATTATTATGTAAAAGAAGATAAACCTGTCATTTTGACAGCGATTGCCTTAATATTTGCAGGTACTTTTGGGAATTTGTTCGACCGCGCAGTTTATGGCTATGTACGTGATATGTTTGCGTTCAATATCTTTGGATATCAGTTTCCTGTATTTAACGTAGCAGATATGAGTTTGGTTGTAGGGGTTTGCATTCTAGCAATCGTACTCTATCTCGATGAAAGAGGTCAAAAATATGAATAA
- a CDS encoding RluA family pseudouridine synthase, whose product MNKLIVEEMFDGMRIDQYMALAVTDYSRSVLQTWIKDGKITVNGNAVKPNLRLKEDDIVEYEITEEQISIVPVAMDLDIVYEDDAILVVNKPKGLIVHPSPSTLNQPTLVHGLLAHTTQLSNLNGELRPGIVHRIDKDTTGLLVVAKTNEAHEILVEDLKQRLISREYVAIVHHQFKHQSATVDAPIGRDPKNRQRMAVTDQNSKHAVTHFYLTERFNDYSVLRCKLDTGRTHQIRVHAQYIKHPIVGDQTYSYKNTWDTNGQCLHAQKLSLTHPITKEVMTFEAELPQTMKDVIEDIRRLD is encoded by the coding sequence ATGAATAAATTAATTGTAGAAGAAATGTTTGATGGAATGCGTATTGATCAGTATATGGCACTTGCTGTAACAGATTATTCACGCAGTGTTTTACAAACATGGATTAAAGATGGAAAAATAACAGTGAATGGGAATGCGGTTAAACCGAACCTTCGCTTAAAAGAAGATGATATTGTTGAGTATGAAATTACGGAAGAACAAATTTCGATTGTTCCCGTCGCGATGGATTTGGATATCGTCTATGAAGATGACGCAATCCTTGTTGTGAATAAACCAAAAGGGTTAATTGTGCACCCATCACCATCAACCTTAAATCAACCTACGTTGGTTCATGGCTTGTTAGCACACACAACGCAGTTAAGTAATCTTAATGGCGAACTTCGCCCAGGTATTGTTCACAGAATTGATAAAGATACAACGGGTTTGTTAGTTGTAGCAAAAACAAATGAAGCGCATGAAATTTTAGTTGAAGACTTAAAACAACGACTTATTTCAAGAGAATATGTTGCAATTGTTCATCATCAATTTAAACATCAAAGTGCAACGGTTGATGCGCCAATTGGTCGTGACCCCAAAAACCGTCAACGCATGGCTGTCACAGATCAAAACAGTAAGCATGCAGTAACGCATTTTTATTTGACAGAACGGTTTAACGATTATAGCGTCTTGCGTTGTAAGTTAGATACAGGGCGTACGCATCAAATTCGTGTTCATGCTCAGTATATTAAACATCCAATTGTAGGTGACCAAACGTATAGTTATAAAAATACATGGGATACAAACGGTCAATGTTTGCACGCTCAAAAATTATCGTTAACGCATCCCATTACAAAAGAGGTTATGACGTTTGAAGCTGAATTACCTCAAACAATGAAAGATGTAATCGAGGACATCAGGAGGTTAGATTAA
- a CDS encoding rhomboid family intramembrane serine protease yields the protein MYTKSQYDAWVIEVANYFMKHFQYQMVSMTQDSSQVWLVNQNVEDNSIIMVTSTSLSNIDRAMISKHRESLALVFKTKAEGLNISVNQEDKVGDDLNVVVGPNYISSSQILDSYGELKGLLKVSQNPDRSLSKAVLSLKKTIGKMQKQARHRSFPVTNVISIICVVVFLIAQYLILVPGLNINTVAVMLGAFYKPFIVHAHEWFRFLTAGFLHISFLHLIMNLMSLRNLGVVMETVMEGKKYLFTLIAGILMGNAFVFILDEGVIGLGISGGLFALLGAMCVYLVETKAMRNPKVMSQVFQVLFINLIISTLPGVSATAHLGGLIAGVLCGLIFSKRKDWDYLRKGTMVLSSVFVVGIGIVMTQHAGTLSSPRLDMSVINSWYKLGF from the coding sequence ATGTATACAAAGTCTCAATATGATGCATGGGTAATTGAAGTCGCAAACTATTTTATGAAGCATTTTCAATATCAAATGGTTTCAATGACTCAAGACAGTTCACAGGTATGGCTTGTGAATCAAAATGTTGAGGACAATTCGATAATCATGGTTACTTCGACATCCCTTTCAAATATTGATCGTGCAATGATTTCAAAACACCGTGAAAGCCTTGCACTCGTGTTTAAGACGAAGGCAGAGGGTCTTAATATCAGTGTGAATCAAGAAGACAAAGTTGGGGATGATTTGAATGTGGTTGTTGGACCGAATTATATTTCATCGTCGCAAATCTTAGATTCTTATGGTGAATTGAAGGGGTTACTAAAAGTAAGCCAAAATCCGGATCGTTCTTTGTCAAAAGCGGTTCTTAGTCTGAAAAAAACAATCGGAAAAATGCAAAAACAAGCACGTCATCGCTCATTTCCTGTAACCAATGTTATCTCAATTATTTGTGTTGTGGTGTTCTTAATTGCACAATACTTAATCTTAGTGCCTGGGTTAAACATCAATACGGTTGCGGTTATGTTGGGGGCATTTTATAAACCATTTATTGTTCATGCTCATGAGTGGTTCCGTTTTTTAACTGCAGGATTTCTTCATATTTCGTTCCTTCACCTGATTATGAATCTGATGTCTCTCAGAAATTTAGGTGTGGTGATGGAAACGGTGATGGAAGGTAAAAAGTACTTATTTACCTTGATTGCTGGAATTTTGATGGGGAATGCATTTGTTTTTATTCTCGATGAGGGTGTTATTGGACTTGGTATCAGTGGTGGTTTATTTGCCTTGCTGGGTGCAATGTGCGTTTATTTGGTTGAAACAAAAGCAATGCGTAATCCAAAGGTTATGTCTCAAGTTTTCCAAGTGTTATTTATTAACTTAATTATTAGTACTTTACCTGGTGTGAGTGCAACGGCTCACTTAGGTGGTTTAATTGCTGGAGTGTTGTGTGGACTTATTTTTTCAAAACGAAAAGATTGGGACTATTTACGTAAAGGAACCATGGTATTATCGTCAGTATTTGTCGTTGGCATTGGAATCGTAATGACTCAGCATGCTGGAACCTTATCCAGTCCAAGATTGGATATGTCTGTGATTAATAGTTGGTATAAACTTGGATTTTAA
- a CDS encoding deoxycytidylate deaminase — MSKRDNVISWDEYFMGLAHLSALRSKDPSTQVGAAIVDQQKKIFGIGYNGLPTGLSDDAFPWEREGDFQTTKYAYVVHAELNAILNATQSLQGCTIYVSLFPCNECSKAIIQSGIKEMVYEDDKYAETDAVLVSKRMFDAAGVSYRKIDKPIAVSLTHR, encoded by the coding sequence ATGAGTAAACGAGATAATGTCATTTCTTGGGATGAATATTTTATGGGCTTGGCTCATTTGTCGGCGTTACGGTCAAAAGACCCTTCAACTCAAGTTGGTGCCGCAATTGTGGATCAGCAAAAAAAAATCTTTGGAATTGGCTATAATGGCCTTCCAACGGGATTGAGTGATGATGCGTTTCCTTGGGAGCGTGAGGGAGATTTTCAAACAACGAAATATGCTTATGTCGTTCATGCAGAGTTGAATGCAATTCTCAATGCGACCCAATCGTTACAGGGGTGTACAATTTACGTTTCTTTATTCCCATGTAATGAGTGTTCAAAAGCAATTATTCAAAGCGGTATTAAAGAAATGGTTTATGAAGATGATAAGTATGCAGAAACAGATGCTGTTTTAGTGTCAAAACGCATGTTTGATGCAGCAGGGGTTTCCTATCGTAAGATTGATAAACCCATCGCGGTTTCGCTTACACATCGTTAA
- the rnhC gene encoding ribonuclease HIII — MTTITLKLTDNQINELKSRYSKYPIRYDIQYTHFQIKGSDVTITAYTSGKVVFSGEGASFHASSYSEQPAKPQSSVASTSKLKGSMAGSDEVGTGDYFGPITVCACIVNESDLSRIPVSEIVDSKQMTDDKIRNIAPILKRELQYSLLILDNKKYNRVHPTMNMNVIKAKLHNQAFLNLKKRYVMPPYAIIDQFMAEKPYYNALKGEPEIFRGLICETKAENKYIAVACGAIIARFGFLDYLDKLSSKYDCTFPKGAGPHVDTFGKEFVKRYGKEELENVAKVHFANTQRILNDV, encoded by the coding sequence ATGACAACTATTACATTAAAATTAACAGATAACCAAATTAACGAATTAAAATCACGATATTCAAAATATCCGATTCGTTACGATATTCAGTACACTCACTTCCAAATTAAGGGAAGTGATGTAACCATTACAGCCTATACCAGTGGTAAGGTTGTTTTCAGCGGGGAAGGCGCATCTTTTCACGCTTCATCCTATTCAGAACAGCCTGCAAAACCACAATCTAGTGTTGCTTCAACATCGAAGCTCAAAGGTTCTATGGCAGGAAGTGATGAAGTCGGTACCGGAGATTACTTCGGCCCCATCACGGTGTGTGCTTGTATTGTGAATGAATCCGACTTATCACGCATTCCCGTTTCGGAGATTGTGGATTCGAAGCAAATGACGGATGATAAAATTCGAAACATCGCACCGATTCTGAAACGTGAGCTTCAATACAGTCTTCTTATTCTCGATAATAAGAAATACAACCGTGTCCATCCAACTATGAACATGAATGTTATTAAGGCAAAGCTCCATAATCAAGCTTTTTTAAATTTAAAAAAACGCTATGTAATGCCTCCCTATGCAATCATTGATCAGTTCATGGCTGAAAAACCTTACTACAATGCCCTTAAAGGCGAACCGGAAATCTTCAGGGGATTAATCTGTGAAACTAAAGCCGAAAACAAATATATTGCCGTCGCATGCGGTGCAATCATTGCGCGATTTGGTTTTTTAGATTACCTTGATAAACTATCCAGCAAATACGACTGTACATTCCCCAAAGGCGCTGGTCCTCACGTTGATACATTTGGTAAAGAATTTGTAAAGCGTTATGGCAAAGAGGAACTCGAAAATGTTGCTAAGGTTCACTTCGCCAATACACAACGCATTCTTAACGATGTGTAA
- a CDS encoding CvpA family protein, producing MFPNDWMGYLNGVIIIWFAVTLYIGYKKGLLLQLVDVVGTFVSLFAAWIFAPVFVQVFQFFKASGTGFLTINQLVVHQMNQLIWFVILFIVIRIVLMLVTPLATVISKVPLVKQVNSAIGGVFSVVFFALKLVLICVILTTPIIKNGQEVIDNTWLVYVENASKPVLGAFDDFMNQNTAIQSIITDQQLSPSQQEAMVKWLEKHGFNEIQIREYLEKYE from the coding sequence ATGTTTCCTAATGATTGGATGGGCTACTTAAATGGGGTTATTATAATATGGTTTGCGGTGACCTTATACATTGGATACAAGAAAGGTTTGTTGTTGCAACTTGTTGATGTTGTTGGAACATTTGTATCTCTTTTTGCAGCATGGATTTTTGCACCGGTTTTTGTGCAAGTTTTCCAATTCTTCAAAGCATCGGGAACGGGGTTTTTAACCATTAATCAACTCGTTGTACATCAAATGAATCAGTTGATTTGGTTTGTAATTCTATTCATTGTGATTCGTATCGTTTTAATGCTTGTAACACCACTTGCAACGGTAATCTCAAAAGTCCCTTTAGTAAAGCAAGTAAACTCAGCAATTGGAGGGGTCTTTAGTGTCGTGTTTTTTGCACTTAAACTTGTTTTGATCTGCGTTATATTGACGACACCAATCATCAAAAATGGCCAGGAAGTGATCGATAACACGTGGCTCGTTTATGTTGAGAATGCTTCAAAACCAGTTTTAGGAGCTTTTGATGATTTCATGAATCAAAATACTGCAATTCAAAGCATTATTACAGATCAACAATTATCGCCAAGTCAACAAGAAGCCATGGTCAAGTGGCTTGAAAAACATGGTTTTAATGAAATACAGATTAGGGAGTATCTAGAAAAATATGAATAA